A part of Streptomyces sp. NBC_01451 genomic DNA contains:
- a CDS encoding SDR family oxidoreductase encodes MTALKGANVFVTGGSRGIGKALVEELYARGAGKVYATARDPRTVTHPDAVPVALEVTDPASVAAAAAQAQDVTVLINNAGASVGASFLDSPVDDVRREFETNFYGPLLLTRAFVPLIERNGGGHLLNVHSALSWIALGGSYSASKAALWSQTNSLRLELQPRGIAVTGLHVGYVDTDLAAGVEAPKSDPRDVAALALDGVETGAYEVLADDISRQVKAGLAGDLAGLYPQLAN; translated from the coding sequence ATGACCGCACTCAAGGGCGCCAACGTCTTTGTCACCGGCGGCAGCCGAGGCATCGGCAAGGCCCTGGTGGAAGAGCTGTACGCGCGCGGTGCCGGCAAGGTCTACGCCACCGCCCGCGACCCGCGTACGGTGACGCACCCCGACGCGGTACCGGTCGCGCTGGAGGTCACCGACCCGGCCTCCGTGGCGGCAGCCGCCGCGCAGGCGCAGGACGTGACCGTGCTGATCAACAACGCCGGTGCCTCGGTCGGCGCCTCGTTCCTCGACTCCCCGGTCGACGACGTACGCCGGGAGTTCGAGACCAACTTCTACGGTCCGCTGCTTCTCACCCGCGCCTTCGTGCCCCTCATCGAGCGCAACGGCGGCGGCCACCTCCTCAACGTGCACTCCGCGCTCTCCTGGATCGCGCTCGGCGGCTCCTACAGCGCCTCCAAGGCCGCTCTGTGGTCGCAGACCAACTCCCTGCGCCTGGAGTTGCAGCCGCGCGGCATCGCCGTCACCGGACTGCACGTCGGCTACGTCGACACGGACCTGGCGGCCGGCGTCGAGGCGCCCAAGTCCGACCCCCGTGACGTCGCCGCCCTCGCCCTCGACGGCGTCGAGACGGGCGCGTACGAGGTGCTCGCCGATGACATCTCACGGCAGGTCAAGGCGGGCCTGGCCGGCGACCTGGCGGGGCTTTACCCCCAGCTGGCGAACTAA